In Bradyrhizobium erythrophlei, a single genomic region encodes these proteins:
- a CDS encoding CsbD family protein, which translates to MDKEHVKGAADKAKGAIKDAAGRVTGDKELQSEGKMDKAKGSAHNAAGDVKDAVKNATK; encoded by the coding sequence ATGGACAAGGAACACGTTAAGGGCGCTGCCGATAAGGCGAAGGGCGCGATCAAGGATGCTGCCGGCAGAGTGACCGGCGACAAGGAACTTCAGTCCGAAGGTAAAATGGATAAAGCGAAGGGGTCGGCCCACAACGCCGCTGGCGACGTGAAAGACGCCGTCAAGAACGCAACAAAGTAG